The genomic window aacttggcaggtgattaaatgaaccatctgtctatcactgtcttaccttACGAGGCTGCTGGATTTGCAAGACCACGCGAGAATCCTCTTAGGATGCGGATTTTTCCGTaccaccggtggttcggacacaagcacataacttgaagcctgacaggATGGATTCTCACATGAAATCATGTTCTTGCCAATCCAGCTGACTCGCAAGCAAAGGTTTGAAACCCAGAGTTGCTGCTCATGGTCAgcaccatcttttccgtttggagccaggaccttccaaataaggagtgcggcGTTGGAACACTGAGTGTTGCACGCTTggactaacattagctaactaacAAGGCAGGTATTGTtattaagtaacattaaacttagtgaaatattgcgaccatagtctgactcagtgcaagtcctggagccggggagagcagcagatgagccaactgccaatcacagctgtcaatcaacgcctacaagacagacatcaaagctgctataagtcttcaaatcttctTAACAATTTTCTGGGGCCAGCATCTAGTGACCATGAGTGGTACTGAATTTTAAGGTCCTTCTGCATTGCCTTCAATTTCAAGCTGGGGTTGTTGCCACTTGATACCAACAGCATTATATGTCGAACAGTTGACCTGCAATGGGCTGGCAGGAGTTAAATGCCACCTTTAAGCCTTAGCGTAGCTACTGTGCTTTGTTACTCTTCTGTGTCAGCTTGATGTTCACATAATCTTCAATCTTCaaataattttatcattaatgTCCTTGTCATTGTATGCTTAATTACCTCTTTTGTGTATGTACAGAGACAGCTTGTGCACGTGGCGCTGTTGAAGCAAGAACCAGGAGCATCATTTACACTTGATGACATCAGTTTAGCGCCCTGCAGCCACTCCCCGGGTGAACACTTTTTGAATGAAGACATGACCTATGACATAACTGTGTCTTTCACATGTATCAATCCAGGCCTGTATGAACAGTGGTTAGTGCTAGATTTTAACATGAGACCAGTGCTCTTGAAAAAACTCAGAGTAAGAGTGGGCCAGCCATCATTGGATGACACCGAACAGCCTTCTATGAACCCTAGAGCTGTCTTTCAAAGTGTTGAGCGTTGGCATCGCGGGAACAGGGTTATCATCCCATGTTCTACCAGGACAGAAGAACAGGAGGAGCTGTGTAAGGAGTACAAGCCTCCTCAGATTAACTTTCTGTTTAAATCCTCCTATAACAGCCAAACACCTCTGAATCATGAGAACTACAAAGAAAGTATGCACCACTTCCTTTACCAAGAGGAACGGGCAGAGGACCAGGTTGTTTCAAGGTAATATACTGTTCTGTATCTGTGTCCCTTTCCTTTTATGATGTTTGGAATTTGCACATATTTGCAAAACAATGactatgtttttttcttatttacttTAGACTAAATGTTTGTGGAGAAATTAAAACATCGGATAAGCTGGACAGTACACAGTGTGGCATGATAAGTGCTCCTCGAGGAGAACTGTTCTGTTCCATCTCGATTCCCTGTAATCTCACCCCGGACACCCCTGAGGGACGGGTACTGAAACGAAGCATCAAGTCTGGCCTGATAGCCCCTTTATCTTCAAGTGGTCGAAATTCCAAGGTCTATGAAGCCAACATCCTgcaagacaaaacaagtgagaacaaaatgtatttgcaacTGTCTAAAAAATGTTGCTCTGATCTTATGCTCAAAAGCAATGAATCGTATCAAATGGAAGTGCAGTTTCAGCTGGACCGCTACAGCTTCTGCACCATGCACAAGGCTGTAGACCTCCTTCATGATACAAAAAGAGTGCTACCAGACCTTAAAAACTGTGGTGTTCCTGTGAATGACATCCACCATGAGAAGTTGaatgtaaaacaacagtcagcagTTGACTTTATCACTGGGAATTCCAGTGGTCAAAACTGTGTGGCACCACTCCTAATTTATGGACCATTTGGAACTGGGAAAACATTCACCCTTGCTACAGCAGCCAGACAGCTTTGTAAGCAGCCTCACAACAAAGTGCTAATTTGCACCCACACAAACAGGTAATACATACTattgaaaatgtattgaaatattgattgattgatttatgtGGGCATATAATCCCCAAGTaaatttttaaattcatgtgtTAATTTGAAATTGCTAATCTATGTTCAACTCTCTTAATACGCTCTAAACTGTTCTGCTGTAAAGAAGTTTTAATATAGCGACATGACTgtagttttgtctttgttatttttgttccCTTTCAGTTCTGCAGATCTGTATGTCAGAGATCACTTCCATCCATTCATTGACAAGAAAAATGATGGGATGAGGCCAATTCGAATAAAGGCAAACCAAAAAAGTGCTTTGTTTGCCACAGATGAGATCACTTTGAAATACTGCTTTCTTTCGGAAGACAGACAGTTTCTACCACCGACAAAAGCTATTCTAGATTGCCACAAAATAGTCATAACCACCACAACAATGGCAAGACATTTTCATGACCTGAAACTCCCAGAGGGCTACTTCACCCACATTCTAATCGATGAAGCCTCTCAGATGCTAGAATGTGAAGCCTTGATTCCCCTAAGTCTGGCTGGGCCAAACACGAGAGTTGTTTTAGCAGGAGATCATATGCAAATGGGGCCAAAGCTTTTCTCAGTGGATGATCATCACCGTTCAAACTACACACTCCTTAATCGCTTGTTCCACTACTATCAAGACCAAAAGTGTGATGCTGCCCAAAAAAGTAGAAtcattttcagtgaaaactacCGCTCAACCAAAGAAATTGTGGAGTTTGTATCCACTCATTTCTATGTTGGTAAAAATGATGTTATCAAAGCTGCTGGAAATATTCCAGCTCCTGCCTATGGCCATGCCCTAAAGTTCCACCATGTTCGGGGAGAGTGTCTCTTGGACACTGTGTCTATGTCTTGGTATAACAAAGAAGAGGTTGCCACAGTGGTTGAAGCAGTAAAAGAGATTCTCAAACACTGGCCATCCACATGGGGAACCAACCAAGGCTCAATCTGTGTTCTATCAGAGGGATGTCAggtaaattaaaacaaatgacttACATCAGTGATACAGGGAAAATTTCTATATGTATGTGTTGGCACACACTGTCAGATATGGTCAGAGTTGTAGGCTAATAGTTTAATTATCTTAATTGTTTATTATGGTTCATAGGTTCGACGAATTCGGACAGCGCTTGCGAAAAAAAGCCATGTGAAAGTCCATGTcgaaaatgtttcaaatgtgcAAGGTAATTTTAATTTAGCTTTAAGAACTCCAGTATGATTATTCCATTATGTTAGACATAAAGGATACCTGTCTGTATACATTAATATCACCTTTCATGTATCttattgtcattttatataataaaacttCTATTCGTGTGTCAACAGGCAGACAGTTCAGGGCAGTCATAATGACAGCTGTGCAAACACGTGACAGCCTAAGAACTTCTCACCTGCCTGGCCTGGAGCTGTTCAATGATGCCCGTGTGTTAAACACTGTGATGACTAGGGCTCAGTCCCAGGTGGTTGTGATTGGAGATGCTGCTGCCCTCTGTTGCTTTGGGAAATGCTCAGGAATCTGGAAGAGCTACATAGAACATTGCATCAACAACAGCGGTGTTGCACCACAGCATTTCACCAAAGATTTCTTTGAAAAAGATGTTATGGAAACTGCAAGGTTTCAAAAGCCTGAACATGTGGATGAGAGCAGCACTCTCAGTGATTCAATTCTTCAAGAATTAAAAGATGAATATGAACAGCTGAGAACAGAATGTAGTTCAGACAAAGACTGCTGTGAATTTCAAGGCTTCAGTCACCACAAGTCAAGCTCATCATacaacatcactgatgatgaCACAGATGTTTTGGAGTTATGTAAAAAACATCCAGAGATGTACCAGCAAGGAAAGTTGGTCAGGGAGTCATATAACAGAGGTTATGTCATACCATATAATAGCCCCACTAGACATGTAAGCCTAAAGGGAAGGGAAAACCTAGGTAAGGCCTTCTCTGGAGATGAGGTGGTTTTACAAACAGCAAGAGTGGTCAACATCACCAAGAAAGCTGAATCAGCCCGTGTATTAGTGTGCCTGCTTGAGGATGAAGATTACAGCAAACCAAGACAGAATTCTGACACATTTGTAAAAAGATTGATGATGCCCATTACAAAAACTGCACCAAAAGTGTGCATACTGATCAGCAAGAAAAAACGTAACTTCATTCCAATATGGGAGCAAATTGATGGACAGTGGACGATTGCCAAATCTGAACGTCTCAATGAAAAACTCAAACAGAACAATGTATTTATGGTGCAGGTGATTGGCTGGAAAGAAAATTGTTTATTTCCATTGGGGAACGTGACAGGTATTCTTCCAATTGGAAGATCTTTGGTTGATGGACTAAGGGTACTGAATGAAGAATTCAAAGTTGCACCCACTCCATGTCACTCAGACAAGAATTTCTCCTTGGCAGAAAAAGAcaggacacacagacaggacaTACGTGAGGTAATCACTTTCACTGTGGATCCAGAAGAAGCAACAGACTTGGATGATGCCATTAGTGTCAGGGATATTGGAGACCAGTATGAGTTGGGAGTCCATATTGCAGATGTGGCAAGCTTTGTGAGTCCAGGAGATAAATTAGATGAGGATGCAAAACAACGGGGTGCTACATATTACCGCAGTCGGGAAGAACCCATTCATATGTTCCCCAAAGACTTAAGCACTGGACGCTTTAGTCTTCTGGCAGGTCAAGATCGCAGGGTGGTTTCATTAATGTTCAAagtaaacaagcaaacacatgaAGTCATTGGAAAGCCTGAATTCCAGCTGTCACTGATCAAGTCTAATAAGCAGATGTCTTATGAAGAGGCAGAGGGCATTATCTCTGAAAGATATGGACAGAGACCTAAATTTGATACAGTAGAAGATTGTGTCTCTGTGGCTTATTGTTTGGCAAAAGCTCAAAGGAAGTGTAGACTTGTGGACTGGGCTTATGCTCAACCTGATGATCATCGATTGCCAGGGAAGCGCAAAGCCCATCTGATGATTGAAGAGCTAAGTGTGTTATTCAACAAACATGCATCTGAGACTTTGATGAGTTcagaaaaaacaatgaattacaCACCCCTTCGCTGTCAGGCAAAACCAGATCCCGAAAGAGTTAAAGAtttcaagcagaaatgtggAGAATTCATACCACTGTCTCTACATATTCGGCACCAAGTTCCCCATGATGAACAAGTCCCAAACTGTGGAAACTTCCGTGTACTCTCAGAAGTGTGGAAAGATATCCAGTCAGCTGCCAGAACAGATGATATAGACCAAATGGTGGATCTCGTTGCAGCAGATGACATCCACCCACTGCTCCAGCCAGTCATAAATCAGTTCAGAAAGTGCCTTAGTAAAGCTTCCTGGAGCGTCATCCATTCCAACTCCTCCCCCGAGGCAGAAGTTGGGCACTATTCTCTTAATGTTAAGTATTACACACAAGCATCCTCACCGATACGGCGGTACATGGACATTGTCTTGCAAAGACTTTTGCACTCCATCATATGTAACACGGATGTCCAGTACACTCGAACAGAGATTATGTCTCTGTGCAATCAATCTGAGCACAACGTCAAGAATGCCAAGGAGTATGAACAGAAGGCTGAGAAAATCTCCTATGCAGTGAGCATGATAAAACAAAGTGCTACAAAGCTAGCATTTGTTGTTAGTGCAGATCCTAACAGAGAGGGTTTTGCAGTGTCATTTCCTTTCAACAAGAACATATTTGCAGAGAGTTTATCAGTTATGTACAAAGATTTACAGTTGGATGACCAACCATCTTTCGATGAAGCAAATCACTGCATCACTCTTAAATGGAAAAGGCGGATCTATGCAACTGACACCATGCAAATCCACCATGAGTTGAAAATGCTGCCAGACTGTACCCCCTGTGTTGAGCTTCCACTGACAATATGGAAAGCCCTGGTTGATGCAATTGCTGATGAAAAATGGGATCATGCAAAGTCATTCATAAACAACGCTAATACAAAGCAACTGGAAAAAGAGAAGACTCAGCCAGAATCTTCTCAGGTGCCTCAAGCCGAAACTCACACATATACCTCTGAGGAAGATCACCATGTTGACTTTGAGCTTCAGTTGCAGCTGGGGGACACCCTTCAGATCCAAATGACATCAGAGGTTAAAAGAGGTTATCCCATGCCTGCTGTTCAGTTGGTGCACATTAAGCCCAAGTTTGAAGTTTGTGTGGAACATGTCCACAGCCCTATCACATGCTTCTCCAGATGTGCAGATGATCCATCAAGGACTCATTATAGTGACACCGAGGAGTATGTCCGGATCTGGAAACCATTGTGTGAGATGgaatctgctgcagctgcagtagACGAAAGTGACAGCATAATTATTGAGAACCTGGTGGTAAACTTCATCCAGGAGCAGGAAGGCACACTAACAGGAAGCTTCTTCTTACCCCTTGCATGGATCAATGAATGGGCGATTGAATGCAACCTTTCAAAGTGCTTACTGTGCATTCGGAAAAGAGGTTTGAAGTTGACTTCAACTCTGGAACATTCTGCGCTAGTGGACCCAAGAGAGTTCACATGGGTGGCGCATGCTGTCACGAACAAAATAGAACAATCTAAAAACTTCAgatctccttcttcttcttcttcttcaaatgATGGAACTACAGTGAAGTTCTATGTCAGTCACCTACCGATGGAGACCATTCCTGACTGTGTGTTTCAGAAAGACAAACGTTTCACAGTTGAAATAATCCCAAAGCTCCTCCCTGACATGTAGGTTCCAGTGTAGCTCACCTTTACCTAATCAATGTAACACTGCTTACAGTTTGatttcattaaattattaattattaagtattttattaaGTCTGACAGCATAgaacatgtatttttcatttttgaattaaactgtttcattaaagtttcattattttttgcaGACGGAAAGAAAATGCTGTGGTCCGCATTCTGTCTGCATGTGATCTTGTCAAGAGTATTGCACTTGGACAACACATTCCAAAAGAAGGTATGTCCATTAGTCGGCAAATAGTTGCCTAGATTTTAACTATTTGTATCCATGTGTCTCACTTACaatacaaaacacagacaatacattgcacttttttttttaaatttattttgctTGGagcaaaataaattataaattatattataaattgTCAAGTCACTCAAAACCtctctcattttgtctttgcagtAAAGACAAACTTCTACAACACAAGGAAGGAGCTACCATTCAGACTGCCAAATCTCAATCAGAGTCAGCATAAGGCTGTGAACAAAGCTCTACATGATACATTCACAGTTATACAGGGACCACCTGGTAAGAGCTACAAATGGTATTCACCTTGATGCTTCATGTTTTCTGCAATGGCTTAAGCCTTTTTCCCCACTTGTCTCTTAGGAACTGGGAAGACAGTAGTAGGTGTGTACATAGTGTACCGTTTCTTTGAGCTGAACTCTAAGAACCAAAGGAAATTTGATGACCCAAAGGAGAACAAGAAACAAGTTATTCTCTACTGTGGACCATCTAACAAGTCTGTTGATGTTGTTGCAGGCAAGTTACTTTGTGTCTTTGATGAAtccatgttgtgtgtgtgtgtgtgtgtgtgtgtgtgtgtgtgtgtgtgtgtgtgtgtgcgtgcgtgtgtgagtaAGAATGTATGCAAATAAGTGGCAATAAAAAGGAAGTGATTGGTCCTCATTGCACCCATAGATAATTGGCTCCTGGTGTACGTGTGTGTCTTTTGCTGTTGTAATACAGAGTACCTGTTGAGGTTTGGGGACAGCCTGAGGCCCCTCAGAGTCTACAGCCAACAAGTGGAGATGCTTGATTACCCTTATCCGGACTACATCCTTCAGTTTTCCTGTAGGACATCCCGCCAAGAACGCGCCAAACCAGAGCTTCGGTATTGTAATCACACCAGTTAATGACActcagtttttaaatgtgctttattattcatttacactGGCATATTTTACATGGTTTTTAGGAGTATCACTCTTCATCACCTCATGCGACAGGAACAAAACCCTCATTCAGGTCAAATAAGAGATTTTGACACGCGCATTCAACTTGCCCTtgagaaaaaaggagaacagCTGACTTCTGAAGAGGTGAAAAAGTAAGTTCAAATGCACACATTATTGGAAATAATCAAAAGTTGTTGGTGAGTTTTTTGGTgagtgttactctgtgtgtatccttgaggtctaacaaacatgtCGAATGCATTTCCTTTCTCATGAAACTTTGCAAAGCCAATTTTAAAAACACTATAAATTCTGCATTGTTTGCAAGGGGGACGCAAAAATTCTGTAATTTAAATCTTTTAGTAGTACCTTTCTTATCCCCTTCAAAGTATTCCCCTTGAGAGGCAATATACTTGTCCCAGCACTTCTCCCATTACTGGAAATATTTCCTTTTGTCATCTTTTGTCACCATGTCAGGAGCCTCCTGCATTTCTTCTTGGATTTCTTCCACAGTGGCAAATCTTCTCCCTTTCAGTCCAAATTCATAGGCCTAGGCTACCTAGTGGGAAATCTGACACCCTACTCTTGTGCTTCCGTGGCTTCCAGGAATTTTTTGGTCCCCCCTCATACATCCCTGTTTACTATAAGCAATGATCtacagccacctgtagatcattggaatagtgttaaaaaaaactccacatggTACCTTTAAAGTTTGGCCCAAACTGTATGAAGCTTCTTTCCTATCTAACCATTTGACCTGTGCATGGATCCAtccttttcttcattttgtggtggagggttttttttctcttctctaaTAGAAAAATAAGTTATTGACAGTCCTCATTTTATGACATGCTCTTCATCATCACGCTTTGTCAAAGATCTAATATCAGTCTATTTTATCTATGCAATGTTTAAAACCTTCTTCTTGTCAAGGGTTGttggaaaatgtcaaaatctATTTGTTGGATTAGCTTTACTGTGTAATGAGTCAAGCTTTCATTAGCTGACCTTGCTGCATTGTCATCATTTACTCTGGTTGGTTCACAATAAAGGCCTACCACCACCTTCACACTAAAACATGTTAATTGTGAAAGATAATCAGGAAGTGTTTTGTTAGTATCAACCGGAGCAATAATCATTACCATTTGTTAATGGCAGCAAAGACCTGGGACAATTAAATAAGGCAATATTATGCACAGGGCatcaacatataaataaatgtcagtaaaCTATGGAAACGTATACAAGCATTCATACCCACACTCACAAGTCAGGTAGCTGATGAAACCCGTAGAAAAGTAAAATGAATACCGTATGTTGTAACTTACTGCTCTCTCacatcagcaaaaaatccctcTCACACCTCCAGCTCATCCAAAACTCTGCTGCTAGGATTTTAACTCAGTCTAGGAAACTTGATCACATTTCACCAATCCTGGGTTCCCTTCACTGGCTACCTGTTGCTTTTAGaatagattttaagattttattgattactTACAAAACCCTGAGAAGCCTCACCCCAAGCTATTTATCAGATCTCCTTCCTGCTCCCTGAAATCATGGGATGCATTGCTTCTTGTTGTTCCAAGgtccagacagatttgatttGCTAAGGGGATAGAGCCTTTGCAGTCAGGGCTCCTAGACTTTGGAATGAcattctgttttaattgtaaagaactttgttactgtgttttgaaaagtgctatataaataaagttattattattattgatctacattttaaattaattaatcttttttaGCTATGCAAATCTTTTGATCATTACAGCTTAGCTAAGATTTTAaaagggacctattatgcttttctttattttcagtgatATGTATAATGTaacaatgtcggatgttcacACTAAAGTTGCttaagtgtcaaataatgaggtaaatgtatgtagaagtaatcccaAGCCacttttacacagcctgttcaaggtgGGAATGCTGCACCTTTATTCCGCCCCACtattctgtataaaaggtatgGACACAGAGTGGGGGGTTGGCAGAGTTGCTCCACCAATAAGCTGGCTACAGAGGTAGTCACAGAGCCAGATTAACGTCTATGTAAAAGGGACAGCCGGCATGGCCGGACAGGAAGCTGATGCTGTTTAAATTTCATGCCTCTGAATCTCGAACACTGGTatgctatgtaaaagcacacatgGGTGCGGTATTATGCCGGCTTTGTTTgattcagtgtaaaaaagcaaatatggCTAATGATGGATCTTCTTTACAGCTAGTAATGCAGGATCTCTGTACAAAAGAGCCTCTCGTGAGCAAAAAGCAGCGGCTTCacactgctctgaacactcggtttccaatgttttttcttttttcagtgcaccagttcactgctccactctgctaacattatgacattttcccattttttgGGGGGTAGTCATGCTGAGCTATGACTTGAGTCgagctggcatgctgtgagtgtttttccattacagagcaggcaaagtaaaataagtagtttacctgttggaggtgtgctggtcgcctgtagctcttcatcaaacatcatcatcactgtggttgtttctgcttgtactattcctccctgcattatttctaactgatcgctcaacaaagagctccaaatatcttcATATGTTATTGTGTCAACTGGTTTTTAGCaccgctaacaaagctctgctaattcagtttTCATTACCTGttaattcttcacaataaaatcCTTAATCTGGAAAGCATCAACTCCAATGTGGCTTCAGAAATACACCTGATTTCATTTATGAAAAGTGTAAGACTTTGTTGTAAGAACTGAAATCTCAGactaaatgttaaaaatctcagggcacttttagTCAAAGTGAACGTATGAGTTTTTTCTAATGTCCTTTTGATCATTATTCTATGACAGAATAAGGATCCAGGTTCTAAAAGGGTTCTAAGAATGAGCTTGTCCATGTTAATCTACCATTACAAgacatgtttttgtatgtttcataCCAAACATCccatgaataaaaataatagaagaaaggaaaaagtaagaatagaaaaaaataagaaggCAAAAAGACCAGACCAGATCAGTTTGAATTGAAGAAATTTATTTGCAACCCTAACTGTATGGATTGTTTTTCCTCCTAGATACAAAAATCTTCTCAGAGATGCTCGGACATATGAACTTGAGCGGCATGACATCATACtgtgcacatgtacacagtCTTCCACTCCAAGCTTGACTAAGACAGTCAGTGCACGTCAGATCCTCATTGATGAATGTGCAATGGCCACTGAACCCCAGGCCCTGATTCCATTAGTCTGCAACAATCCAGAAAaggtgtgtttttcatttaatgatCAGTATCATGCTCCTGCTCTCTAGGAacactttttttaatgtgtctgtaTGCTAATGATGCAAAATATTGCTTTCTCTGAGCCCTGATTCGTAAAAATACTGCCTGAAgtctgaaattacatttttaaagcagaatGAGTCCATTTCTGCAGAATGAGTTAAAATTTGCAGAATCCCGTAAGACTGGTGTAAAAATATGGTAGTTgtgacaatatatatataaatgaacaatgtttttttagTAAATGCATTTGTTGTAATCATCACCAGAATACAGTTCCATTAGAAGTATTTCATCCTGCATCCTTCTGCATTTTTTGCTAAGATGAAGAGGATGCttttttgttataattatatGCAGATTATTAGCtttcattgttgtgtttgtatattcCTGTACAATGCATATAGATCACACTTAATTTCACTCAGATGTCTTACAATAtcattttcagattgttttgATTGGTGACCACAAACAGTTACGACCCATTGTGAAGAATGAGCGTGTAAGGAAGCTGGGGATGGCCAAGTCTCTGTTTGAACGCTACTATACAATCCACAAGAAGAGGGCGGTGATGCTGGACACACAGTACAGAATGGTGAGAACATGAAATATACACTATGTTAACACATATAGCGTATAGTGTGTATCTCATACAGCGTATTCTATATATTAATGTGTATATGTACTGTGGCAATATTTTATGACTATATGTCTTT from Thunnus maccoyii chromosome 3, fThuMac1.1, whole genome shotgun sequence includes these protein-coding regions:
- the helz2a gene encoding helicase with zinc finger domain 2 isoform X1, which codes for MSAIGSKLALLLSTHDLKLVCAKCSVREKEITYSLKSVQHQCARNILLCRAKGGSKWRPVSRRPAFPNPSQYMGCWFYVEGSGCTQHKNRCTFARSDEEAAVWNFEKRQGLDHTLLCNLLAQSERGYDQCNTSEPLGDILDLDLKAVCDLCSFKENEITYTVKSVSHKCSRNQLLVKAKASNQWRPVSQRPTCGNFGLNVLYKVCNFYVEGSGCTQHGEKCTYARSCEEATVWNYIREKKIDKDELIRLVTESEHILETPESAAESILQEFSGEFIELCKDCFHDRPQKLTTKRWNATCSADEAHTWNPVLVYHLSENSRKHIYNQVRPLPKNCQFKYCSHVREGKPCWHQAGHCSSAQSEVEMAVWKAEQSGLTVRPHLLQLNQREQTQPRQVTMYCKVCLLALSSPESFFKHCSSLEHAQLLSDDTTTKWKGRQPPHNRRAEFWLCDRPQTCEYGNNCPKAHSVEELQEWMMRAKEEEEIRRNIEAQGYMSYNERLLEEYKNSSNEVYIMSEQVDDVSISCDKDLTVECEQINATLQWNFQVETERQLVHVALLKQEPGASFTLDDISLAPCSHSPGEHFLNEDMTYDITVSFTCINPGLYEQWLVLDFNMRPVLLKKLRVRVGQPSLDDTEQPSMNPRAVFQSVERWHRGNRVIIPCSTRTEEQEELCKEYKPPQINFLFKSSYNSQTPLNHENYKESMHHFLYQEERAEDQVVSRLNVCGEIKTSDKLDSTQCGMISAPRGELFCSISIPCNLTPDTPEGRVLKRSIKSGLIAPLSSSGRNSKVYEANILQDKTSENKMYLQLSKKCCSDLMLKSNESYQMEVQFQLDRYSFCTMHKAVDLLHDTKRVLPDLKNCGVPVNDIHHEKLNVKQQSAVDFITGNSSGQNCVAPLLIYGPFGTGKTFTLATAARQLCKQPHNKVLICTHTNSSADLYVRDHFHPFIDKKNDGMRPIRIKANQKSALFATDEITLKYCFLSEDRQFLPPTKAILDCHKIVITTTTMARHFHDLKLPEGYFTHILIDEASQMLECEALIPLSLAGPNTRVVLAGDHMQMGPKLFSVDDHHRSNYTLLNRLFHYYQDQKCDAAQKSRIIFSENYRSTKEIVEFVSTHFYVGKNDVIKAAGNIPAPAYGHALKFHHVRGECLLDTVSMSWYNKEEVATVVEAVKEILKHWPSTWGTNQGSICVLSEGCQVRRIRTALAKKSHVKVHVENVSNVQGRQFRAVIMTAVQTRDSLRTSHLPGLELFNDARVLNTVMTRAQSQVVVIGDAAALCCFGKCSGIWKSYIEHCINNSGVAPQHFTKDFFEKDVMETARFQKPEHVDESSTLSDSILQELKDEYEQLRTECSSDKDCCEFQGFSHHKSSSSYNITDDDTDVLELCKKHPEMYQQGKLVRESYNRGYVIPYNSPTRHVSLKGRENLGKAFSGDEVVLQTARVVNITKKAESARVLVCLLEDEDYSKPRQNSDTFVKRLMMPITKTAPKVCILISKKKRNFIPIWEQIDGQWTIAKSERLNEKLKQNNVFMVQVIGWKENCLFPLGNVTGILPIGRSLVDGLRVLNEEFKVAPTPCHSDKNFSLAEKDRTHRQDIREVITFTVDPEEATDLDDAISVRDIGDQYELGVHIADVASFVSPGDKLDEDAKQRGATYYRSREEPIHMFPKDLSTGRFSLLAGQDRRVVSLMFKVNKQTHEVIGKPEFQLSLIKSNKQMSYEEAEGIISERYGQRPKFDTVEDCVSVAYCLAKAQRKCRLVDWAYAQPDDHRLPGKRKAHLMIEELSVLFNKHASETLMSSEKTMNYTPLRCQAKPDPERVKDFKQKCGEFIPLSLHIRHQVPHDEQVPNCGNFRVLSEVWKDIQSAARTDDIDQMVDLVAADDIHPLLQPVINQFRKCLSKASWSVIHSNSSPEAEVGHYSLNVKYYTQASSPIRRYMDIVLQRLLHSIICNTDVQYTRTEIMSLCNQSEHNVKNAKEYEQKAEKISYAVSMIKQSATKLAFVVSADPNREGFAVSFPFNKNIFAESLSVMYKDLQLDDQPSFDEANHCITLKWKRRIYATDTMQIHHELKMLPDCTPCVELPLTIWKALVDAIADEKWDHAKSFINNANTKQLEKEKTQPESSQVPQAETHTYTSEEDHHVDFELQLQLGDTLQIQMTSEVKRGYPMPAVQLVHIKPKFEVCVEHVHSPITCFSRCADDPSRTHYSDTEEYVRIWKPLCEMESAAAAVDESDSIIIENLVVNFIQEQEGTLTGSFFLPLAWINEWAIECNLSKCLLCIRKRGLKLTSTLEHSALVDPREFTWVAHAVTNKIEQSKNFRSPSSSSSSNDGTTVKFYVSHLPMETIPDCVFQKDKRFTVEIIPKLLPDIRKENAVVRILSACDLVKSIALGQHIPKEVKTNFYNTRKELPFRLPNLNQSQHKAVNKALHDTFTVIQGPPGTGKTVVGVYIVYRFFELNSKNQRKFDDPKENKKQVILYCGPSNKSVDVVAEYLLRFGDSLRPLRVYSQQVEMLDYPYPDYILQFSCRTSRQERAKPELRSITLHHLMRQEQNPHSGQIRDFDTRIQLALEKKGEQLTSEEVKKYKNLLRDARTYELERHDIILCTCTQSSTPSLTKTVSARQILIDECAMATEPQALIPLVCNNPEKIVLIGDHKQLRPIVKNERVRKLGMAKSLFERYYTIHKKRAVMLDTQYRMHEDICEFPSNEYYNGELKTGVEQPNSVLRVDNRTMPIVFGHIQGETISLVVNTAKGNENSKANPKERDKVIEIAEMLVKKAKIEQKSIVILSPYNAQVSEIRDELKKKKMDQITITTITKSQGSEWRYVILSTVCSVPSEKIESEPDRAWLSKNLGFVGDPNQINVGITRAKEGLCIIGNQELLNCSKAWKKLLEHYRLRNAVTDADKISVQDAR